The following DNA comes from Rosa rugosa chromosome 5, drRosRugo1.1, whole genome shotgun sequence.
CTTGAACTTTTGGTCCAATTTGATGACGTGGACTTGGAACATATTCCTCGCGAACGCAACTTTGAGGCCAATGAGCTCGCCCAGTTGGCTACAGGAATTACTTTGAAGTATGGGGTTCGCGAACGCATTCTGAAAGTCGAGCGCCGCACGTTACCCTCATGGCTCGCACGGCCTGACCCGCCTAATGACTCAACGGTGGCAGTCTTAGACCCTATAGATGTGGACTAGCGAGTTCCTCTGATTGCCTACCTTAAGCAGCCAGACTCCTCTACTGACAAGAAGATACGCTTTCTCGTGCTTAATTATTTTCTCAGAAACGATGAGCTACGCTGGCGTGGTCAAGACGACATCGATTTCAGGTGTGTATATGGCCGCGAAGCGAAGCAATTAATGAGAGAAGCACATGTCGGGGTCTGTGGAGCCCATCAGGCCGGTCCTAAGATGCGATGGTTAATCAGGAGACATGGGTATTACTGGCCCAGTATTTTGAAGGACTGCATCACGTTCGCGAAAGGATGCCAAGATTGCCAGGCACATGGCCCAGTccagcacattcccaatataCCCATGCAGCCTATTATTAAGCCCTGGACTACGCGAGGCTGGGCATTAGATCTGATTGGGATGATCCATCCCCATTCGTCTctccagcataagttcatcatcgtcgctaCCGATTTTTTCACTAAATGGGTAGAGGCTGAACCCTTGAAAGAGGCCTCGGGTGCCACCATTCGCCAGTTCATCTTTACtaatattatttgcaggtttggtatccctgAGGTGCTAGTTTCAGGCAGGGGGCAGCGTTTATGGGACGCGATATGCAAGAGTTTGTAGCTGACTTGGGTATCCAGTTTATTCATTCTACCCCTTACTATGCTCAATCCAACGgccaagcagaggccagtaacaaggtTATCATCACGCTGCTGAAGAAGATGCTCGCTGAGAATCCTCGCCAGTGGCATGAAACATTGTATGAGACACTATGGGCTTATCGCACTTCTAAGAGGAACCCTATTGCCACCACGCCCtatgctttgatgtttggccatgatgcagtCCTCCATTTGGAAATCAATGTTCAATCCCTGCGCGTCCAGGATCAACATCATTTGATTAGTGAAGATTATGTCCAAGCTATGTGGCAGGAGCATGAAGATCTTAGCGAGAAGCGCTTAGAGGCTTTGGACagcttagtgatggaaaagcAATGCatcgctcgcgcctatgataaAAGGACACGCGGGTGCAGCTACAAGGAGGGTGACCTCGTTTGGAAGGCAGTCTTACAGCTAGGTGAGAAGTTAACTGGCCGCGGTAAGTGGACCCTGCGCTGGGAAGGTCCCTTTGTGATTCAACCCATTCTCGATCGCGGAGCCTTTCACCTTAAGGATTTGGATGGTGAACTCCATCACAACCTGATCAATGGTAGGTTCTTGAAGAAATATTACCCAAGCGTCTGGGAATTTGAAGATCCCCCAGATCCACCTGTTCCTCGGCCTGGGGGCAAACATAGTCTTACTGTGTTCTCGTCCTCCCTTACATTTCGGCCTTCTCAGTGGCCTCATTCTCATGTATTCACTTCACCTAGTAAgactagggggcaacactctatGCATTCAGGCCTTGTATTTGCGGCCTTGTCTTCGGATGCTCTTTGATTTCTCTGATCTTTTGTTTTCTCTGATTGTGTTTATCTCTGATTGTGTTTAAATTTGAGaaatttcttcaattcttttgaCAATAAGTGTTAAGGGTATGAGCATGTTTAACACGACCTATACCAGAGGCCTTATAATAGGAGATCGAAGTAGCGAAAGAAGTATGATTtttattcataaagtggctttgtgGCCAAAAGCAATACAAGTACATTCGCGAAAGTTACATTTGCaacattacaaagccaaaagtggctgaAACATAGGATTTCAGATCTTCGAAAGAGTTTCTGGATTTTCTGGTAGGAGGGGGGGGCAGTGAGATGGTCACTCTTACTCTTCTTCTCTTCACCCTCCTCAAATCTGAGCTGTAGCTGCTATCGTCTGTACTGTAAGgagagggaaggaaataatccatcgcaacccttcCAGTTGATTATCCTCCGGGATGAAGGTGGTCATCAGAGGAGAGCGCAGCCCAGTTGCCTCATCTCCCTCCGGGACAAAACGAAAGTTTGATCCGTTAAGTCCAGGAGGTAGGGCGTCGAAGAAGAGCGTGGGGCCTTGGGTGGCTTCCCACCCTTCTTCGGTTTGCTCCGTGCAGGGGAACCTAAGGAGAGGGACTCCTCAGAATGTGGTATCCCGCACTAGGAGCTCCTCGTGTTCTTCAGCCTATTCGAAGCCTACGATGTTCCATCCAGGCTTTCAGAAACCAAAGACATGAGTTtgcctgagattaggccataaaGCCTACCCAGGACTTAagattaagccataaagccTAAGATCTAGAGGCTGAGAGCAAGATTgtgaggagaagatttcagaaatagaaggaagagaagtagggcTTGTATGGTTATTTCTGGGTAAGCCATGACTGCGTTAGTTTTCGCTTCCCCAAGTGCAGATATTTATAGGGTTAATCCCAGTGGCCTCAGCCCTTTGATGGACAGTTGAAGTAGATTCAAAGCCATCAATAGAGTCATCAAGAGGATTGAATGCTatgatctcggaaatgaaggaaATTGAAGACGCGTGGATAACGGAACGGTcttcaaggaggtaaccgctccgtttcgagattatcttttaaAACTATTTTAATGCGCAGTTAAGGCAAAGTTGAATACTTTATTGCTTACAAAATTTAAAGAAGTTTTTGGGCCAGTGAAGTGGGCCAAATAAATAACATAATATTAATACTACTAATATTGTTCATATTACAAACTAACGGGCCTAACACTAGAGGCCTAAAGACCCCGACCCGCATAAGTTAGACGGAGGAAATGTTCGTCCAGGTGAAAGCTAGCGTCAGCTGCGGCTTGTTCGGCTTGTTGGGCTGCCGTACGAGCCTGGGCCAGGTTTTGAGATAATGTCTTAGAAGAGGCTAAAGGTTGCTCCAGTTGAGGCTCCTCATGGGTGAGCCTGGCCGTCACCGCGGTTAGTTGGGCCTGAAGATCCTGAATCTGGGCCCAAAGGTGATTCTCCGCGAGCCTCAAGTCCCTAATGAGGATGGCCCGCTCACCCAGGAAGTCGCGTAAAGAGTCCATTTGTTGAGCGAGGGCCTGATGATGGGTTTGGGCCTGCCTGGCCTGCGCCGTCGCGGCCGTCTTCTCACTGAGCCACCTGGGGAGATCCTCTAATATCTTGTCTATATCGTGGAACTGGGCTTCAGTGATGGCACCCTCACGGAGAAGTACACGAAGGTACTCCAAAGCTCTCGTGGGCGCCCCGAGCATCAGGATGTCGGGGCCCAGGAGACGGCGAAGGCCTTCCCTAGCATCATCTACAACTCCAGATGGAGTCACTTCGAGCATGCGAGCCAGCCGCTCTAGTCTGGAAGGAGGCGCTGGCGGTGGATTTGGAGCAACAGCGATAGGAGCCTTAGGAGGCTCCGCGACAGGGACTGCCTCTGGCACTGGCTCAGGGTTCACTCATTCCCGTACTTCAAGTACTTGGGAGGCAAGTTCTTGGTCAACTAAATTTTCGCCATCTGGTTCAGCGGGATTTTCGCCAGCTACCTCCTCGGATGCGACAGCCCCCTCCTCGTTGGAAGCAAAGTTCTGACCCTACAAAGAAATGTCAGGATGTCAAAGAATCAAGATGGGAGTCAGAGTAAAGATACGTGGTTACAAGAAAGTGTACCTCTTCAGCAATTGGCTCGCGGGGAGCTCTTGAAGCACTGAGAAGGATGGGAGTTTCTGTTGCCATTTGTTCCTGGGCAACCTCGACAGGGTCTGGAACTGAGTCAGGCGCTACTTGCAATAAAATATGAGTTAAGGGGGGTAAAAACATAAGGAGAGAAATGGAGAACATGCGAAGGAAATTACCTCATGAGAGGGCTCGTGGATTACAATGCCGGCTTGAGCAGGAcgcggggctcgcgcgggtcgcgaaGTCGGCACAGGTTGCGGAGGTTGTGCTTCATCCTCAGGGAAGCGGGCGAGCAACTCAGTATTAGCGTCATAGGGATACCTCAAGTCTTGGAAGAGGGTCGCGAAGAGCTCGTCATCTCGCTGTCTCCAACAGTTGACAGAGACTTATGACCACCATTGGTCGTAGTCCTCAGCGACCCCATCAGCGGGAACGATCTCGTTGGCCCAGTTAGGAAGGTCAACCAGTGCGAGCATGCTTTGGGCTGGTGGAGGCCCGGTTGTGGGGCCAATTCTGAGCCAGGAAGTGTTGTAGTTCCAAGCCTCATAAAGGGGAAATGGCACTAACTGGATCAGGCCGAGTTGGCGAGCAAAGTGATTGGGGGCATAAAGCTCGTAACTAAGTTCATCAGCGGCGAGCCTGATATCTGAGCAGGAGATCGCGTGGCGAAAGGCCAATCGCGCGCGATCGCTATAATTAGGGTCTCTAGGAAGAAACCCATGTTCAAGTAGGGGCGGGAATCTTCTATCAAGCACCAGATCTGAGTACGGCATCTCGTCCAAGAGGTACAAATATGAGAAACATTCAGAATAAGGTGGGAATGTGTACCTTGCCTCGCGGCATAGCCATTGACTAAAAAGCTCATCGGCCGGTGGTAGCGGTGGGATGTCTTCTCGGCGGAAATATAGGAAataagtttgaatccagaagtcgaggatccaaaaggggccagacACGCCGGTCTCGAAAGGGTGCATGGTGGCTTGGTACAAAGTACGGTAGAGTGCACCTAGTACCGGTTGTCCGAGCCCTACGCGGCGGCCATTGTAGAGGGTCGTGGCCAGGAAAGTCTAAGGACCAGTGGGCTTATTGGTAGAAGTGCAGAAAATGAATTTGTAAAGCCAATATTCCAGGAAAGCAATCCTGCCGGTCGCATTGTGTTCTTTGCAGTAATGGGCCAGCCGCCGCTATAGGAGCTGCGACCAGTTTGAGCCATTGTCGAGGCGAATGTGACGGAGTCAAATTGACCATGAACGTAGGGCTCGCCGTCGATGGGTAGGCCAGTGATGGTGAGCATATCTAACAATGTGATGCTCATCTGGCCGAATCGAAAGTcgaaggtgttggtggcggtgttccagaagcaaagaatgGCGGCCAACAGTGAGCGATTGCCACCGAGCGGAAAGTGAAAACATAGATCAATGGTGTGGGTGATACCTGCCGCattccagcgagccagatctcgcGATTCGCGATACCAGGAGTGCTCCGCCGCGCTGATGGTGGGCTAGTACCCTATTTTGGCTCTGTGCGGATGCGCGCCCCAGCTATTGAAATCTCCAGGGGTCCTACGGATGGGTAGACCGTAGAGGGCGAGAGCGTCGTCTGGAATGGAATCTCGCGGTGAATGACCCAGTTCAGCATGATTGTTTGGGAGTCTGAGGAGCAGAGGTCTCTGGACGTTGGTGTGGATGAAGCAGTGGGCACCGATATTGGTTCCCCAGGTGTGAGCAGCCTTCTCGTTGATTTCCTCCTCGTGATCGATGATCATTTTCTtggggggagccatttctgggtttctgtgaAGAAATAGTATGGAACAAGAAGGTTTCTGGGTTTAAGAGAGACTggagagtttctgatgtgacaggtttGAAGTGGCTGCAggtttaaataagagattttgtgagggaaacgatacgacGAAAAGATATTTTGCAAGCGAATGGACACGAGCCCTCATTAATGGCCTCGTTTCGGTCATCAAGAGTGTCGTTTAAGTCCCCTTCGATCAGTTACATTTTCGCAGACCTGATCtcgggcctggggggcaatgtttaagcccaaaagtaattttggcaagatccctttaggggatttagcctagcgggccgatacctgcggcccaaaattaagtctacttgggtttggggtatagcttcacccattccgagatccataaggaaaacgagtccttattggagtcaagtagcggagattgaataggaaacttcagtcaataatccttctatggcaaggaacagtcgaaaccctagggtaTAAATACCAAGTTTCAAGGAAGAAACAAGagacaactcttcaatcaactaatcgcacagattatcaaagcctctccggagcaaacctacctgcaacctagttgcaacccagcgaagcaagggtaacgccctcgcaacccagcgaagctaaagatatgctttagcaaacccattctttctccaaacttcccggtgattgctctgctcaacctacaacgttgagtatcgattcggtgacgcgaagagatcacaacacaAACCCTTTTCCGTAAGGAAAGAAGTCCTTTTCctaaaggcagagaaaagaacctggtgacgaggttggtgctctcctcgtccacagcatTTGAGAAGAAgttaggtcaagggactccccgacgactgcaccccacggtgctggcacgcctgcgcactcaaaagagacagtttgcacccagactggttttggagccaaacactactGTTCTTGAATCTTGATACAAGTTTATTAAGGATGTTGTGTTATGCTCGAAGTTTTTGCTTTCAGCTTCCATAGTCAATCACCATGTGCTTTTGTCGCGTGATTAGTAACTTTTGGGAGGATGAATTCTCAATTTCTGTCtctaaaagttgaaaactttaaGCAGAGGTATTCTTGACTGAAATTTTGTGTATGTTTAGGGATTTCAATGTTATGTTGTGACTGCGTGACTGTTTGATATGTACTGTTTTATTTAATTTACACGATCATTTAATACTGTTCTCCTTGCAGTATCATGAGTATGCAATCAtgcttctcttttttcttttttttacatATGTACTCATTTAATTTGCACATTCTATTTCAGAAGGAGGTTGGCATGTAGAGCTCATGAATTTTGTCTCTCATTTTTTCAATAATGCAAGCTCTCTATATTTCTACTTAATCTCAGTACTGCTATGTTCACACTctcttttggtttcttttttggGTGAACTAATTAAGGCAATATCTAGCTCTCACCAAGCAACTTGGTCTGTACTGATTTGGATTTGTAATGGATTATATGATTTGTCTATCATCCTGTTGTTTTCTTATGATTGGCTTCTTTGTACATCCTTCCTATCTATATTGAAACCCTTAGCCTGCATTAGAAATGTAGACTATTTTTGACCACCTTGCTCCTTTTGTCGGTGATCATTAGATGATATGCACATTTCAATGCATATAAAACCAAGCATAGAGCACCTGTAATACTCATTAATTTCAGGCTAATTAGATCTTCAGTTGTCCAGAGAATTCTGGTGATGATCTTGCCATTGCTTTCTTTCTACTGGTTGGTGGTGAAGTTTTGGCCTTTTCTCTTTTGCagaatttacaaatccatatggAATTCTATCTACATCTCTAGGCAGTTCCAAAGCTTCATGTGATAGATTCTCTCAATTTGGCACAGCACGCCATTACCATGATCTCGATATGCAAAATGACATGTTCTGGCACAATGAGAAAGATGATGCAAACTTCATGACTCCATGCTTTAATGGGGCAGACTTCTTTGGTTGTCTCAGTTAGGATAAGTTCATCATGAATTCGGATCACTCTAACAAGCAAAACGAGGACCTACTGGGTTTGCATTATATATGTGAAGCATTTCGATAAAAAATAAGCCTTGATTACTTGGACAAGAAATGTCTTGCTAATTAATATTTCTTCCATGGATGACAGAGGTGTTTATGTGACAAATTACTATCATTTTGAAACGAAACATCAGCTTGAAGGAGGCTCTGAGAAGGAGCCTGCTGGTAAAAAGTTGAAAGAAATTGATTAGGATAACTTTCAGTTTGTCGTTTGAATGTTTCAAGGGGTTTTTCTTCCTCATAGAATAAGAAAGAGTTTCAACAATTCTCCTAAAAGGACTTCCACCAACAGCTGGTTGGAAAATGTAGAAGGTTCTTTTGATTTACATGGTAAGGTTGCAGAGAAAGATATCAGGCCGAATGGAATTGACAGCTCTGAAGTTGGAAACAGTGATATTAATGAAGAACCCATGATCCTGAGGCTGCTACTGATGAGAGTGTTTTATTCATAATACTGATGAAAATGACTATGAAGTTTTCGACTTAAGAGTCATACACTAGGAAAAACACTTAGCGAGATGGTCTTTTTGTATCTATATATGTTTGAATCTTTACACTGGGGTTTGAGTTCATGTATCTGTCAACTGTAATCGTGTATTGTGCCATTTGCTGGACTGAATTTAAAGCAAACAAGGATCTACCTATTGTGCTAAAGACCATGATTGTAGGCAGATACGATATAACCAAATATCTAGGTTCGAACACTTTCAGTAAAGTTGTACAGACTCATGATCTTCACACAAGAATCGATATTTGCCTAAAGATCATTAAAAAATAACAAAGATTATTTTTATCAGAGTTtagattagattttttttttttttttgaaataacacAAGTATAGCTGCGCTCAAGCCTTAATCATTAATGAAACCGCAAAATACATGGGATGACATTATGCCTAGACCCTAAAATACAATAAACATCAAGAGAACATACAGAGATAATAACCGGAGTCTCAACTAGGTATATATATTCTACCAAGCATCAATTAGTAAAGAGTGCACTGTTGGCTACTCCATTCTTTTTACAATTGTGGTGAAATAATGGAAATATATTGCTTACATGGAGCCATAATTTATTAATACTATTAGTTTATCCACTATGTTGCGACCGGAAAAACAATTCGGTAGCACTTAGTGTTGGTACTTTGTTCATTTGCAGATATTAGTATAGATACATTGTTACAGTCCTAAATTAGGATGCGCCGACTATAGCACTCCTAATATGCAAATTACATTGTGGTGATCAAAGACTAGGCCTTGGGTCTCAGGCCCGAACAGTCGTCTTGCCCGAACAGACGTCTTTTGACGTCTTTCTTTGTTTTAGATAGACATGAGAGCAGTTACAAATACAAAGGACACATTTGTTCGATTTTGGAATTCAAATCGAACAGTTGTAACTTCTCATACCAGTTCAATCTGAACTCTATAAAAGACTCACAAAGGCCAAGTCTCAATATCCATCAGTTTTGAGACTCACATATCTTCCATAAAATCTTCTGAGAGAAAACACAAATTGACGTTCGCGATAGAATCCAAGGCAACAGTGCTAACCTTGGATTGACAGTTGAATCCTGCAGGGCAGACATCCACGAAGATCTACAGCAAGTGTGTAGGGACGTATTTCTGTCTTAGGACATTGCACCAAAGCAAGCCTCTCTCAAAGATTCAAGTCAGTGAAttcgatttctcctttcttGATATACTTTCATTTG
Coding sequences within:
- the LOC133711866 gene encoding uncharacterized protein LOC133711866 gives rise to the protein MQEFVADLGIQFIHSTPYYAQSNGQAEASNKVIITLLKKMLAENPRQWHETLYETLWAYRTSKRNPIATTPYALMFGHDAVLHLEINVQSLRVQDQHHLISEDYVQAMWQEHEDLSEKRLEALDSLVMEKQCIARAYDKRTRGCSYKEGDLVWKAVLQLGEKLTGRGKWTLRWEGPFVIQPILDRGAFHLKDLDGELHHNLINGRFLKKYYPSVWEFEDPPDPPVPRPGGKHSLTVFSSSLTFRPSQWPHSHVFTSPSKTRGQHSMHSGLVFAALSSDAL